In one Aythya fuligula isolate bAytFul2 chromosome 12, bAytFul2.pri, whole genome shotgun sequence genomic region, the following are encoded:
- the VPS4A gene encoding vacuolar protein sorting-associated protein 4A encodes MTTSTLQKAIDLVTKATEEDKAKNYEEALRLYQHAVEYFLHAIKYEAQSDKAKESIRAKCVQYLDRAEKLKDYLRSKERQGRKPVKEAQNDNKGSDSDSEGENPEKKKLQEQLMGAIMMEKPNVRWSDVAGLEGAKEALKEAVILPIKFPHLFTGKRTPWRGILLFGPPGTGKSYLAKAVATEANNSTFFSVSSSDLMSKWLGESEKLVKNLFELARQHKPSIIFIDEVDSLCGSRNENESEAARRIKTEFLVQMQGVGNSSDGILVLGATNIPWVLDSAIRRRFEKRIYIPLPEEAARAQMFKLHLGNTPHSLTDANIHELARKTEGYSGADISIIVRDALMQPVRKVQSAMHFKKVRGPSRTNPNLIVDDLLTPCSPGDPGAIEMTWMEVPSDKLMEPIVCMSDMLRSLATTRPTVNAEDLLKVKKFTEDFGQEG; translated from the exons ATGACCACGTCCACCCTGCAG AAAGCCATCGACCTGGTGACCAAGGCCACGGAGGAGGACAAGGCCAAGAACTACGAGGAGGCGCTGCGGCTGTACCAGCACGCCGTGGAGTACTTCCTGCACGCCATCAAAT ATGAGGCGCAGAGCGACAAGGCCAAGGAGAGCATCCGCGCCAAGTGCGTGCAGTACCTGGACCGCGCCGAGAAGCTGAAGGACTACCTGCGCAGCAAGGAGCGGCAGGGCAGGAAGCCCGTCAAGGAGGCGCAGAACGACAACAAGGG gaGCGACAGCGACAGCGAGGGAGAGAACCCGGAGAagaagaagctgcaggagcagctgatgg GTGCCATCATGATGGAGAAGCCCAACGTGCGGTGGAGTGACGTGGCCGGCCTGGAGGGAGCCAAGGAGGCCCTGAAGGAAGCCGTGATCCTGCCCATCAAGTTCCCACACCTGTTTACTG GGAAGCGCACGCCCTGGCGAGGGATTCTGCTCTTCGGGCCCCCTGGCACTGGCAAGTCCTACCTGGCCAAGGCCGTGGCCACCGAAGCCAACAACTCCACCTTCTTCTCCGTGTCGTCCTCAGACCTGATGTCGAAGTGGCTGGGAGAGAGCGAGAA gctggtgaagaacctctttgAGCTGGCGAGGCAGCACAAGCCCTCCATCATCTTCATCGACGAGGTGGACTCGCTGTGCGGCTCCCGCAACGAGAACGAGAGCGAGGCGGCGCGGCGCATCAAGACGGAGTTCCTGGTGCAGATGCAGG GTGTGGGCAACAGCAGCGATGGGATCCTGGTGCTCGGCGCCACCAACATCCCCTGGGTGCTGGACTCGGCCATCAGGAGGAG GTTCGAGAAGCGCATTTACATCCCGCTGCCCGAGGAGGCGGCGCGCGCCCAGATGTTCAAGCTGCACCTGGGCAACACGCCGCACTCGCTGACGGACGCCAACATTCACGAGCTGGCCCGCAAGACCGAGGGCTACTCGGGGGCCGACATCAGCATCATCGTGCGGGACGCCCTGATGCAGCCCGTGCGCAAGGTGCAGTCGGCCATGCACTTCAAGAAG GTCCGCGGTCCCTCCCGCACCAACCCCAACCTCATCGTGGACGATCTCCTGACGCCGTGCTCGCCTGGGGACCCGGGGGCCATCGAGATGACCTGGATGGAGGTGCCCAGCGACAAGCTGATGGAGCCCATCGTCTGCATG TCGGACATGCTGCGCTCCCTGGCCACCACCCGCCCCACGGTGAACGCCGAGGACCTCCTGAAGGTGAAGAAATTCACAGAGGACTTTGGGCAGGAGGGATAA
- the PDF gene encoding peptide deformylase, mitochondrial, which translates to MAVALRRLLPGPAPGGSRCCGATAWGARERSYWRALRRRLLGPPVPPFSEPCQVGTPVLRAPAAAVPAESLGSPELRALAAALAAGLRRGPCVGLSAPQLGVPLRVFAAELPPARCSRYPAALRGAQRIEPFPLRVLVNPALRVLDARLVTAPEGCASLRGFSACVPRHWAVHVTGVDESGQPVSWEAWGWAARVIQHELDHLDGVLFIDRMDSRTFTNTAWSQLLD; encoded by the exons ATGGCGGTGGCGCTGCGGCGGCTGCTCCCGGGaccggccccggggggctcccggtgCTGCGGGGCCACCGCCTGGGGGGCCCGGGAGCGCTCGTACTGGCGGGCGCTGCGGAGACGGCTGCTGGGCCCCCCGGTGCCGCCCTTCTCGGAGCCGTGCCAGGTGGGCACGCCGGTGCtgcgcgcccccgccgccgccgtgccCGCGGAGAGCCTGGGCAGCCCCGAGCTGCGGGCGCTGGCGGCGGCGttggcggcggggctgcggcggggcccGTGCGTGGGGCTGAGCGCCCCGCAGCTCGGTGTGCCCCTGCGGGTCTTCGCCGCCGAGCTGCCCCCCGCCCGCTGCAGCCGCTACCCCGCGGCGCTGCGCGGTGCCCAGCGCATCGAGCCCTTCCCGCTGCGCGTCCTCGTCAACCCCGCGCTCCGCGTGCTCGACGCCCGCCTCGTCACCGCGCCCGAGGGCTGCGCCAGCCTCCGTGGCTTCTCCGCCTGCGTGCCAAGGCACTGGGCCGTGCACGTCACCG GTGTGGACGAGAGCGGGCAGCCGGTGAGCTGGGAggcgtggggctgggctgcccgTGTCATCCAGCACGAGCTGGACCACCTGGATGGCGTGCTCTTCATCGACCGCATGGACAGCCGCACCTTCACCAACACCGCCTGGAGCCAGCTCCTCGACTGA